A window of the Armatimonadota bacterium genome harbors these coding sequences:
- a CDS encoding thiamine diphosphokinase — translation MSDPFAVIVAGGRGPVPRRYGAAGLLVCADGGLARVLRAGWTPHVLVGDWDSLDRSLLDRLDGTRIERIRYPADKDKTDTELAVDVVADRGYSRAFLLAGLGGRIDHALANLLLTRYAADRGVDLRVVAAGTLVQFVRGGAVLDARPGDWVSLFSLRGHSSGISTRGLRFVLVDGALTMGSSLGVSNEVTSAQPTVEVRDGELLAVRIRRGRAR, via the coding sequence GTGAGCGACCCGTTCGCCGTCATCGTCGCCGGGGGGCGAGGCCCTGTGCCTCGTCGTTACGGGGCTGCAGGACTGCTCGTGTGCGCCGACGGCGGTCTGGCACGCGTGCTGCGGGCGGGCTGGACTCCTCACGTGCTCGTGGGGGACTGGGACTCGCTCGACCGGTCCTTGCTCGACCGCCTCGACGGCACACGGATCGAGCGGATCCGATACCCCGCCGACAAGGACAAGACCGACACCGAGCTGGCGGTGGACGTCGTCGCCGATCGCGGCTACTCGCGGGCCTTCCTGCTGGCCGGGCTGGGCGGCCGGATCGACCACGCGCTGGCGAACCTGCTGCTCACGCGCTACGCGGCAGACAGGGGGGTCGATCTGCGGGTGGTGGCCGCCGGTACGCTCGTGCAGTTCGTGCGGGGCGGGGCTGTACTCGATGCCCGACCGGGCGACTGGGTGTCGCTGTTCTCGCTGCGGGGGCACAGTTCGGGAATCTCCACGCGCGGACTACGGTTCGTTCTGGTGGACGGCGCTCTGACGATGGGCAGCTCGCTGGGTGTGAGCAACGAGGTCACCTCGGCCCAGCCGACGGTAGAGGTTCGGGACGGCGAGCTGTTGGCCGTTCGCATCCGGCGCGGACGCGCACGATGA